The DNA segment GACCAGACGATATTGCCTCTTGCATCGCTGATTTCTTGGGGTGTGCCTAAATGATCCAGATGATAAAAATAAACCTGGTTATCTTGTACTAACGCGAGTGGCCTGAAAGACTCGGGTTCATATAAGTAGGTTTTGTGGATGTTCTGTCTTGTTTCTGACAGTAACACATCACCATTCCAGAGGAATTGGGTTTCACCAAAGTTGTCTTTTTTACTGACTCTTCTTCCAAGTGCATCGTAGGTAAACTCAGAGGTTTGCTTGGCGTTTTCAACTTTAATGAGCTGGTTGGCATGATTATAGGTATAGCGGGTGACCAGTTTGCCATGCTTACCCCGTTTTTCTGCAGTTAAGTTACCGCGACTGTCATAGGCAAAATGGCGATCTCCTTGAAATAGCAGTCGGTTGCCTTGAGACTGGCCGTTTGGCTGATCAGTTTGCGCTAAAATAGTACCTGCTGGGTCGTGGGCAAAGCTTTCTTTTATTATGCCATTGACGACAGTTAACCGATCTAAAGCATCGTATTGAAACTGGGTTTCGCCTTTTTTCAGGTCTTTGATTAAAGCTAAATTGCCCGCATTGTCGTATCCGTATTCCCGTTGAATAATTAACTGGCGGGTTTCTCGGCTACCGACTCGATGACGGGTGAGTCTTCCCATAATGTCGTATTCAAACTGACTTTCAACTACCCCTTGAATACGGTTAACTTCTCGACCTTGGTTATCACGTCTTACTTGGGTGATCAACTGGCCATTTAAGGCGACATCCGTAAATAAACCATCTGGTGTATAGCGGTAATTGATGCTTTGGCCATCAGGCAGGGTGGTGCTAATGCGATTACCCAATGGGTTGTAACCGTGGCTGATGATCTGGTTGTCTTGGCTTTCTTCGATAAGTAAGCCAAGGGCATTATAGGTAAAACTGAGTTTACGGTGACTGTTATTGGCTTCAGTCAAACGCCCGGCAGCATCGTATTGAAATGTGCTGACTTCACCATCACTGGTTTGTTTTTCAATCAGCAAGCCTAATTTATTGCGTTTAAATTCAGTGATGGGGATACTGGGCTGATCAGGGCTTTCTGTTGTGCTTGTTGTTTCTGTTGCGTCTGCTGTTTTAGGTTCGCTGGTTGGAAGTCTTGGCCCGTCTATATGTTTTATTAGCTGGCCGGATTTGTTGTACTCATAATATTGCTCACGGCCATCAAAGCCTACTTCTTGAATTAGATTTTCATTTAAATCATAAATCAGTTGATAGGTTTCGCCATTTTCGTTTTTGAGACCAGTTAAGTTACGCTCAGTATCATAAAAATATTCAAACACTTGACCAACAGGGTCAATGCGTTTTTTAACCTGTGCTAGCCCTTCATATTCATATTGTGTGGTACGCCCCACTTCATCAGTAAAAGCGGTAAGCTGCCCTGCGGAGTTATACGTCAGTTTAATCTGTTTGCCATTGGGTAATTGTGCAGCAATTGGCTGGCCAAGGGCATCATATTG comes from the Spartinivicinus poritis genome and includes:
- a CDS encoding RHS domain-containing protein, whose translation is QGPEKIFRLTGSASNKQGQLVGIRDNCDNTIQITHGNDEQPTKLTTSWGQAAWFYHDPQGRIIAITRGQDSETPPDTQPVVQYQYDRHGDLVAVLDALGHGEKYAYNNHIIIQRTLKSGFNFYFEWDQYTPQGKCVRNWGDNGIYDYQFAWFPEENRSTATDSRGAITQYSYNDNGQIISETDPLGGVTEHQYDDAGNVVSTVDPAGNTTLYEYNLDGLLIKVTDPEGNSHAIEYDDEGRPTTLTDPLGNRWSRQYDERGLLVKTLDPEANQTQIDYNALGLPVQITDAMGNARQLQWNEQAQLISQTDAEGQITQYRYDQLGQVVASQDSQGAQTYYQYDALGQPIAAQLPNGKQIKLTYNSAGQLTAFTDEVGRTTQYEYEGLAQVKKRIDPVGQVFEYFYDTERNLTGLKNENGETYQLIYDLNENLIQEVGFDGREQYYEYNKSGQLIKHIDGPRLPTSEPKTADATETTSTTESPDQPSIPITEFKRNKLGLLIEKQTSDGEVSTFQYDAAGRLTEANNSHRKLSFTYNALGLLIEESQDNQIISHGYNPLGNRISTTLPDGQSINYRYTPDGLFTDVALNGQLITQVRRDNQGREVNRIQGVVESQFEYDIMGRLTRHRVGSRETRQLIIQREYGYDNAGNLALIKDLKKGETQFQYDALDRLTVVNGIIKESFAHDPAGTILAQTDQPNGQSQGNRLLFQGDRHFAYDSRGNLTAEKRGKHGKLVTRYTYNHANQLIKVENAKQTSEFTYDALGRRVSKKDNFGETQFLWNGDVLLSETRQNIHKTYLYEPESFRPLALVQDNQVYFYHLDHLGTPQEISDARGNIVWS